From one Nonomuraea polychroma genomic stretch:
- a CDS encoding TetR/AcrR family transcriptional regulator, translating to MPKRVVPEAGRRRRRPTKQGQVLTHQLIVETALRMLREHGAAGLTARRLGLALGADASTVYRYFRGMDDLILAIADELIAHAMAGWRSTGDWRSDLRELGLRIHHAYLAHPQAAVLTASRVTGLPNEVAADETILGVLRGAGFPDADAVRIYHAFIDQSLAFSILDAATLALPAAAREADEEVWRDTYARLPAATHPNIAATAPLLVARMNNSVYPTALDMLLSSAAAQLTR from the coding sequence ATGCCGAAACGGGTGGTGCCCGAGGCGGGCCGGCGGCGGCGCCGCCCCACCAAACAGGGCCAGGTCCTCACCCACCAGCTCATCGTCGAGACCGCGCTGCGCATGTTGCGTGAGCACGGCGCGGCCGGCCTGACCGCCCGGCGCCTCGGTCTCGCCCTGGGCGCCGATGCCAGCACCGTCTACCGCTACTTCCGCGGCATGGACGACCTCATCCTGGCCATCGCCGACGAGCTGATCGCCCACGCCATGGCCGGCTGGCGGTCCACCGGCGACTGGCGATCCGACCTCCGCGAGCTCGGGCTGCGCATCCATCACGCCTACCTGGCCCACCCCCAGGCCGCAGTCCTGACCGCCAGTCGCGTCACGGGACTCCCGAACGAGGTGGCGGCAGACGAGACGATCCTCGGCGTCCTGCGCGGCGCGGGCTTCCCGGACGCCGACGCGGTGCGCATCTACCACGCCTTCATCGACCAGAGCCTGGCCTTCTCCATCCTCGACGCCGCCACGCTGGCCCTGCCCGCGGCCGCGCGGGAGGCCGACGAGGAGGTGTGGCGGGACACGTACGCCCGCCTGCCCGCCGCCACCCACCCCAACATCGCCGCCACGGCACCGCTGCTGGTGGCCCGCATGAACAACAGCGTCTACCCGACGGCCCTCGACATGCTCCTGTCCAGCGCGGCAGCCCAGCTCACCAGGTGA
- a CDS encoding saccharopine dehydrogenase family protein: MRILLVGAGGVGTAITRIAARRPFFDHMVVADYDLPRAKAAVAALGEHATRFTPARIDAADAAAVTALLHEHACDVLLNATDPRFVLPLFEAALAAGVDYLDMAMSMSKPHPERPYEEVGVKLGDEQFAREKEWTGKGRLALVGMGVEPGLADVFARYAADELFDEIEEIGIRDGANLTVDGYEFAPSFSIWTTIEECLNPPVIYEKDRGWYTTEPFSEPEVFDFPEGIGPVECVNVEHEEVLLVPRWIPARKVTFKYGLGEEFIGTLKTLHALGVDSTEPVPVRTDQGTARVAPRDVVAAVLPDPAGLGDRMHGKTCAGTWVKGLKDGRPREVYLYHVVDNQWSMREYGSQAVVWQTAVNPVIALELLASGVWKGTGVLGPEAFEPRPFLDLLVQYDSPWGIREQ, translated from the coding sequence ATGCGTATCCTTCTCGTAGGAGCCGGCGGGGTGGGAACCGCCATCACGCGGATCGCCGCTCGCCGCCCGTTCTTCGACCACATGGTGGTCGCCGACTACGACCTCCCCCGCGCCAAGGCGGCCGTCGCCGCACTGGGCGAGCACGCGACCAGGTTCACCCCCGCCAGGATCGACGCCGCCGACGCCGCGGCCGTCACCGCACTGCTCCATGAACACGCGTGCGACGTGCTGCTCAACGCCACCGACCCGCGTTTCGTGTTGCCGCTGTTCGAGGCGGCGCTGGCCGCCGGCGTCGACTACCTCGACATGGCCATGTCGATGTCGAAGCCGCACCCGGAGCGCCCGTACGAGGAGGTCGGCGTCAAGCTGGGCGACGAGCAGTTCGCCAGGGAAAAGGAGTGGACGGGGAAAGGCAGGCTGGCGCTGGTCGGCATGGGCGTGGAGCCGGGGCTCGCCGACGTGTTCGCCAGGTACGCCGCCGACGAGCTCTTCGACGAGATCGAGGAGATCGGCATCAGGGACGGCGCCAACCTCACCGTCGACGGCTACGAGTTCGCCCCGTCGTTCTCCATCTGGACCACGATCGAGGAGTGCCTGAACCCGCCGGTCATCTATGAAAAGGACCGCGGCTGGTACACGACGGAGCCGTTCAGCGAGCCGGAGGTCTTCGACTTCCCCGAAGGCATCGGCCCGGTCGAGTGCGTGAACGTCGAGCACGAGGAGGTGCTGCTCGTCCCCCGGTGGATCCCGGCGCGGAAGGTCACCTTCAAGTACGGCCTCGGCGAGGAGTTCATCGGCACGCTCAAGACCCTGCACGCGCTCGGCGTGGACAGCACCGAGCCGGTCCCCGTCAGGACCGATCAAGGCACGGCCCGGGTGGCGCCGCGCGACGTGGTCGCAGCGGTCCTGCCCGACCCGGCCGGGCTCGGCGACCGTATGCACGGCAAGACCTGCGCCGGCACCTGGGTGAAGGGACTCAAGGACGGCCGGCCGCGCGAGGTGTACCTGTACCACGTGGTGGACAACCAGTGGTCGATGCGCGAGTACGGTTCCCAGGCCGTGGTCTGGCAGACCGCCGTCAACCCGGTGATCGCGCTGGAACTGCTGGCGAGCGGGGTCTGGAAGGGCACGGGCGTGCTGGGTCCCGAGGCGTTCGAGCCGCGCCCGTTCCTGGACCTGCTGGTGCAGTACGACTCACCATGGGGCATACGGGAGCAGTGA
- the ilvD gene encoding dihydroxy-acid dehydratase, with product MTTRNTIADDPDRAPARSHLYAMGMSEEEMRRPVVGIASTWTGTMPCNLTHRELAAHVAEGVRAAGGMPMEFNTIAVSDNLTMHTPGMRTSLVSREVIADSIELMGRAHGFDAIVAIVGCDKTVPAAIMALARLDVPSVILYSGSMMPGRWRGRDVTIQDMWEALGERAVGRLDQSELDDLAKHACPGAGTCAAQYTANTMGSVADFLGLAPFGVGDIPAVAAEKNAAAYRVGEIAMDALARDARPSRVLTEDALHNAIVSVAAMGGSTNAVLHLLAIAREAGLPLEIDRIGEVCREVPIITGLKPSGGDHTALDLWRAGGTSLVARRLLAAGLLRENVTLVDGRRLVDVAGAAHETPGQEVVASVERPFKRHGALAILRGTLAPDGCVLKLGGKSDFRHEGPARVFDSEDSCYDAIQEGRIVAGDVIVVRYEGPAGGPGMREMLSITGPLVGRGLGSSVALVTDGRFSGVSHGLVIGHVTPEAYRGGPIALVRDGDTVVIDSAAGTIDLLVPEAELAERRAAWQRPERPVERGVLAKYVATVGSASDGAVTV from the coding sequence GTGACAACCAGAAACACCATCGCCGACGATCCTGACCGCGCACCCGCCCGCTCTCACCTCTACGCCATGGGAATGTCGGAGGAGGAGATGCGCCGCCCGGTGGTGGGCATCGCCTCCACCTGGACCGGCACCATGCCCTGCAATCTCACCCACCGCGAGCTGGCCGCCCACGTGGCCGAGGGGGTGCGGGCGGCAGGCGGCATGCCGATGGAGTTCAACACCATCGCGGTCTCCGACAACCTCACCATGCACACGCCGGGCATGCGCACGTCGCTGGTCAGCCGCGAGGTCATCGCGGACTCGATCGAGCTGATGGGCCGGGCGCACGGTTTCGACGCCATCGTCGCGATCGTGGGCTGCGACAAGACCGTGCCCGCGGCGATCATGGCGCTGGCCCGGCTGGACGTGCCGTCCGTGATCCTCTACAGCGGCAGCATGATGCCGGGCCGGTGGCGCGGGCGGGACGTGACGATCCAGGACATGTGGGAGGCGCTGGGCGAGCGTGCCGTCGGCCGCCTGGACCAGTCCGAGCTGGACGACCTGGCCAAGCACGCCTGCCCGGGCGCGGGCACCTGCGCCGCCCAGTACACCGCCAACACCATGGGCAGCGTCGCCGACTTCCTGGGGCTCGCGCCGTTCGGCGTGGGCGACATCCCGGCGGTGGCCGCGGAGAAGAACGCCGCGGCGTACCGGGTGGGCGAGATCGCCATGGACGCGCTGGCCCGCGACGCCCGCCCGTCCCGCGTGCTCACCGAGGACGCCCTGCACAACGCGATCGTGTCGGTGGCGGCCATGGGCGGCTCGACCAACGCGGTGCTGCACCTGCTGGCCATCGCCCGCGAGGCCGGGCTGCCGCTGGAGATCGACAGGATCGGCGAGGTCTGCCGCGAGGTCCCGATCATCACGGGCCTCAAGCCGAGCGGCGGCGACCACACGGCACTCGACCTGTGGCGGGCAGGGGGCACGTCGCTGGTGGCGCGCCGGCTGCTGGCAGCCGGGCTGCTGCGCGAGAACGTCACGCTGGTGGACGGCCGCAGGCTCGTCGACGTCGCCGGTGCGGCCCACGAGACGCCGGGGCAGGAGGTCGTGGCGAGCGTGGAGCGGCCGTTCAAGCGGCACGGCGCGCTGGCCATCCTGCGCGGCACGCTGGCGCCCGACGGCTGCGTGCTCAAGCTGGGCGGCAAGAGCGACTTCCGGCATGAGGGCCCGGCCCGGGTGTTCGACTCCGAGGACTCCTGTTACGACGCCATCCAGGAGGGCCGGATCGTGGCCGGCGACGTGATCGTCGTCCGGTACGAGGGCCCGGCGGGCGGCCCCGGCATGCGCGAGATGCTCTCGATCACCGGCCCGCTCGTCGGCCGGGGCCTCGGCTCGTCCGTGGCGCTGGTCACCGACGGGCGCTTCAGCGGCGTCTCGCACGGCCTGGTGATCGGGCACGTGACGCCGGAGGCGTACCGCGGCGGGCCGATCGCGCTGGTGCGGGACGGGGACACGGTGGTCATCGACAGCGCTGCCGGGACGATCGACCTGCTGGTGCCCGAGGCGGAGCTGGCCGAGCGCCGGGCCGCATGGCAGCGGCCCGAACGGCCGGTGGAGCGAGGGGTGCTGGCGAAGTACGTCGCGACGGTCGGCTCCGCCTCCGACGGCGCGGTCACCGTGTGA
- a CDS encoding sigma-70 family RNA polymerase sigma factor, with protein MSSEEPDLLGMYLEQIGKTPLLSAADEVDLARRIEAGLYAGHLIERGAGTPELELVALDGQRAKDLLIRSNLRLVVATARRYAFRGLPLLDVIQEGNLGLIRAVEKFDYRRGYKFSTYGMWWIRQAIERGIHDKSRIVRLPIHVAEELSRLIRVERQLAAELGREPADAELAEAADRSPEQVASLRVLAQEMVSLDIPVGEHGEGRIGDMIADEDGVQVQEATERRAMSDELYQVVTMLPPREAFIISLRYGLSGQQVQTYTEIGEQLGLTRERIRQLEKQALKRLRQGGPLLAWAS; from the coding sequence ATGTCGTCCGAAGAGCCCGATCTGCTCGGCATGTATCTGGAGCAGATCGGAAAGACCCCCTTGCTCTCCGCCGCGGACGAAGTCGACCTCGCCCGGCGGATCGAGGCAGGCCTCTACGCGGGCCATCTGATCGAGCGCGGCGCCGGCACGCCCGAGCTCGAACTCGTCGCACTCGATGGGCAACGCGCCAAGGACCTGCTGATCAGGTCCAACCTCCGGCTGGTGGTGGCCACCGCCAGACGCTACGCCTTCCGGGGGTTGCCGCTGCTCGACGTCATCCAGGAGGGCAATCTGGGGCTGATCAGGGCGGTGGAGAAGTTCGACTACCGGCGGGGATACAAGTTCTCCACGTACGGGATGTGGTGGATCCGCCAGGCCATCGAGCGCGGCATCCACGACAAGAGCCGCATCGTCCGGCTGCCGATCCACGTGGCGGAGGAGCTGTCGCGGCTGATCAGGGTCGAGCGGCAGCTCGCCGCGGAGCTGGGGAGGGAACCGGCCGACGCCGAGCTCGCCGAGGCTGCCGATCGCTCGCCGGAGCAGGTCGCCTCGTTACGTGTGCTCGCGCAGGAGATGGTCAGTCTGGACATCCCGGTCGGCGAGCACGGGGAGGGCCGGATCGGGGACATGATCGCCGACGAGGACGGGGTGCAGGTGCAGGAGGCGACCGAGCGCCGGGCGATGAGCGACGAGCTTTACCAGGTGGTCACGATGCTGCCGCCGCGTGAGGCGTTCATCATCAGCCTCAGGTACGGCCTCAGTGGTCAGCAGGTCCAGACGTACACCGAGATCGGCGAGCAACTGGGCCTGACCAGGGAAAGGATCCGCCAGCTGGAGAAGCAGGCGCTGAAACGGCTCAGGCAGGGAGGGCCGCTGCTGGCGTGGGCCTCGTAA